Proteins encoded together in one Solanum lycopersicum chromosome 7, SLM_r2.1 window:
- the LOC101266236 gene encoding ubiquitin carboxyl-terminal hydrolase 23: protein MEENLGQEISGLIGSDPGLDTSSSVFHRKIEFHLARKPFNGFISGKNNGGFQLETLNPSSETRKENGSLVGAGKKGGGDVVMESNGMDPEVSFGIAFRKIMRIGAGLQNLGNTCFLNSVLQCLTYTEPLAAYLESGKHQSSCRMAGFCALCAIQKHVSRALQATGKILAPKDLVSNLRCISRNFRNARQEDAHEYMVNLLESMHKCCLPSGVPSESPSAYEKSLVHKIFGGRLRSQVQCMQCKFCSDKFDPFLDLSLEILRADSLLKALDHFTARELLDGGQRQYQCQQCKQKVKATKRLTIDRAPHVLTVHLKRFGSHVPGQKIDKKIHYGPTLDLKHFVSDTYSGELKYTLYGVLVHAGWSTHSGHYYCFVRTSSGNWYSLDDNQVVQVSERKVLEQKAYMLFYVRDKKSPVPKKSVDVARNDIVITNGIGNKISSNHSQRFKDTAQNGFHVKNEGSLSCTKDQRETLSAEVSKGTSTKDLTPPKVNGAVVNGFSSHGGAIQPENLLKVQETGDSVKDPSVVDAEDGPSLLKANPAVPVCNGTHRLDNKGDTRCGDSNPIPNGNVTIKELTCSAAIPFHFSSVNSEKDPSTPAKLLNKQVECSKADTNIQVVKGISNGSLGGSAVEVNNDVGQRKAGAESAGVLSQPTMTSSAEKVAIDKACLKAKKKSFKSRVTKLHLSFMILDPALGLNRKKKRMNHRIGKRKRSNPSSIDESNSDLGPSTSKLSHTLISSPMQSQRKKSKLGSKEKVSSTAGHNGDLLRNTVNDERVVNNGTVLANDKQPQKSSSFAPVGSQGVDNRQSTDSKETKVVATRKGLLDMLTRGLESSVARWDDVEVRSLKGVESQNGNCVTIGYIGDEWDEEYDTGKRRKIRSSKIEFGGPNLFQDFASKKTKVKKARLERSSSANQPFRIL, encoded by the exons ATGGAGGAAAATTTGGGTCAAGAAATATCTGGGTTAATTGGGTCGGATCCGGGTTTGGATACGTCGTCGTCGGTGTTTCATCGGAAGATTGAGTTTCATTTGGCGAGGAAACCGTTTAATGGGTTTATCAGTGGGAAAAATAATGGTGGGTTTCAGCTGGAAACACTGAACCCGAGTTCGGAGACCCGTAAAGAAAATGGGTCACTTGTCGGCGCCGGAAAAAAGGGTGGCGGTGATGTGGTGATGGAAAGTAATGGGATGGATCCAGAAGTGAGCTTTGGAATTGCTTTCAGAAAAATTATGAGAATT GGAGCTGGCTTGCAAAATCTTGGGAACACCTGCTTCCTCAATTCAGTATTACAGTGTCTGACATACACTGAGCCATTAGCAGCATACTTGGAAAGTGGGAAACATCAAAGTTCCT GTCGTATGGCTGGTTTTTGTGCTTTATGCGCCATCCAAAAACACGTGAGTCGTGCTTTGCAGGCAACTGGGAAAATACTGGCGCCCAAGGATCTTGTGTCAAACTTACGAT GCATATCGCGGAATTTTCGAAATGCTAGACAGGAGGATGCACATGAATACATGGTGAATCTGCTCGAGTCGATGCATAAATGTTGCTTACCTTCAGGAGTGCCTAGTGAATCCCCCAGTGCTTATGAGAAAAGTTTGGTTCATAAGATATTTGGTGGGCGTCTTCGCAGTCAG GTGCAGTGCATGCAGTGTAAATTTTGCTCTGACAAGTTTGATCCATTTCTGGATCTAAGTCTAGAAATTTTGAGGGCAGATTCACTACTCAAAGCACTTGACCATTTTACTGCCAGAGAACTCTTAGATGGTGGTCAGAGGCAGTACCAATGTCAGCAGTGCAAACAGAAAGTGAAGGCTACTAAACGGCTAACAATTGACCGGGCACCTCATGTCCTAACTGTCCACTTGAAGCGATTTGGTTCACATGTCCCTGGGCAAAAGATCGATAAAAAGATTCATTACGGGCCTACTTTAGACTTGAAACATTTTGTATCTGATACCTAT AGTGGTGAATTGAAGTACACACTCTATGGTGTGCTGGTTCATGCAGGTTGGAGCACCCATTCTGGTCATTATTATTGCTTTGTTCGCACTTCAAGTGGAAATTGGTACTCCCTGGATGACAATCAG GTTGTTCAAGTGAGTGAGAGAAAGGTGTTAGAGCAGAAGGCATACATGTTATTCTATGTCCGGGATAAGAAATCTCCTGTGCCTAAGAAGTCCGTAGATGTTGCCCGCAATGATATTGTGATTACTAATGGCAtaggaaataaaatatcttcTAATCACAGCCAGAGATTTAAGGATACTGCTCAAAATGGATTTCATGTGAAGAATGAGGGATCCTTATCTTGTACAAAAGATCAAAGGGAGACATTAAGTGCCGAAGTTTCAAAGGGAACTTCAACAAAGGATCTGACACCTCCAAAGGTTAATGGTGCAGTAGTTAATGGGTTCTCTTCTCACGGAGGGGCTATACAGCCAGAAAATTTGCTGAAAGTACAAGAAACAGGTGACAGCGTAAAGGACCCTTCTGTTGTAGACGCAGAGGATGGACCATCCTTACTTAAAGCTAATCCTGCTGTTCCAGTCTGCAATGGAACTCATAGACTTGATAACAAGGGGGACACAAGATGTGGAGACTCTAACCCAATACCTAATGGCAATGTAACCATCAAAGAGTTGACTTGCTCTGCTGCAATACCATTTCACTTTAGCAGCGTAAATAGTGAGAAAGATCCAAGCACTCCTGCCAAACTGTTGAACAAACAAGTGGAATGCAGCAAGGCAGACACCAACATTCAAGtg GTAAAAGGCATCTCCAATGGCAGTTTAGGTGGTTCAGCTGTTGAAGTTAACAATGATGTTGGACAGAGAAAAGCAGGTGCTGAATCCGCTGGAGTACTGAGCCAACCAACTATGACTAGCTCGGCAGAAAAGGTAGCTATTGACAAGGCATGCTTGAAAGCCAAAAAGAAGTCGTTCAAGAGTCGTGTCACCAAGTTGCATCTCAGTTTTATGATCTTAGATCCAGCTTTGGGACTGAATAGGAAGAAAAAACGAATGAATCATAGAATTGGAAAGAGAAAGCGTAGCAATCCCAGTTCCATCGATGAGAGCAATTCTGATCTTGGGCCATCTACATCCAAATTATCCCATACTTTGATATCTTCTCCAATGCAGTCTCAAAGAAAGAAGTCAAAACTTGGTTCCAAAGAGAAAGTTTCCAGTACTGCTGGGCACAATGGGGATCTGCTGAGGAATACAGTTAATGACGAAAGAGTTGTGAACAATGGCACTGTATTAGCAAATgacaaacaaccacaaaaaAGCTCTAGCTTTGCACCAGTAGGAAGTCAAGGTGTTGACAATAGACAGTCTACTGATTCTAAAGAGACTAAAGTAGTTGCAACACGGAAAGGTCTGTTGGATATGCTTACCAGAGGGTTGGAGTCCAGCG TTGCTCGTTGGGACGACGTTGAAGTTCGTTCCTTGAAAGGTGTAGAATCACAGAACGGAAATTGTGTCACCATTGGGTACATTGGGGATGAGTG GGATGAGGAATATGACACAGGTAAGAGGAGGAAGATTAGGAGCTCCAAAATTGAATTTGGTGGACCAAACCTTTTCCAAGATTTTGCAAGCAAAAAGACAAAGGTTAAGAAAGCGAGGCTTGAGCGCTCTAGCTCTGCAAACCAGCCTTTCAGGATATTATAA
- the LOC101266531 gene encoding probable LRR receptor-like serine/threonine-protein kinase At2g24230: MGIGILGSFLLLTVFFRPLLCQQPNTDGFFVSDFLQKMGVTKVHNFSAHFCSWQGVGCDSKDENVVNLTAKSFGLSGVVPDNTIGKLTKLKYLDLSNNKLTGLPSDIWSLGSLKYLNLSHNHISGDLSSNIGNFGVLEIMDFSVNNFSGKIPDAISSLSSLHSLNLSKNLFDSEIPSGISGCHSLESLDLSENRLTGFPNDFGSTFHKLKFLNLAENEILGKDSDFSRMDSITHINISGNLFKGSVVGLFEGPLEVIDLSRNQFDGHISQVNFSSSFDWSHLVYLDLSENHLSGEIINELKNARNLLYLNLADNRFSHQEFPQTDMLSSLEYLNLSGTSLIGQIPQELSSLSHLKILDISKNHLSKRIPPLSNRNLLVLDVSYNNLTGDIPLPLVEILPRMERFNFSYNNLTLCATEFSSKTLLSAFMGSSNGCPIAANPALFHKKAPKHRGLKLALALTFSMVFLLLGLLFLAFGCRRKTTIWAVKQNSYKEEQTISGPFSFQTDSTTWVADVKQANSVPVVIFEKPLLNFTFADLLSATSNFDRGTLLAEGRFGPVYRGFLPGGIHVAVKVLVHGSTMTDHEAARELEYLGRIKHPNLVPLTGYCLAGEQRIAIYDYMENGNLQNLLHDLPLGVRTTTEDWSTDTWEEEDDINSIQNVGSEGLLTTWRFRHKIALGTARALAFLHHGCSPPIIHRDVKASSVYLDMNLEPRLSDFGLAKIFGTGPEDEITRGSPGYIPPEFLHPESSSPKYPTPKSDVYGFGVILFELITGKKPVEDDYPQHNDGNLVSWVRGLVRNNEGSIVIDPKIRGTASQTQILEALKIGYLCTAEVPAKRPSMHQVVGLLKDIEPSQQ, from the coding sequence ATGGGAATAGGCATTCTTGGTTCTTTTCTGCTTTTGACTGTGTTCTTTAGGCCTTTGCTTTGTCAACAGCCAAATACTGATGGATTTTTTGTGTCTGATTTTCTTCAAAAGATGGGGGTTACTAAAGTTCACAACTTTTCAGCTCACTTTTGTTCTTGGCAAGGGGTTGGATGTGATTCCAAGGATGAAAATGTTGTTAATTTGACAGCTAAAAGTTTTGGTTTATCTGGTGTTGTTCCTGATAACACCATTGGTAAACTCACAAAGCTTAAGTATTTGGATCTGAGCAACAATAAACTCACTGGTTTGCCTTCTGATATATGGAGTTTAGGTTCACTAAAGTACCTTAACCTCTCACATAACCATATCTCTGGTGACCTTTCAAGTAACATAGGCAATTTTGGTGTTCTTGAAATCATGGACTTTTCTGTCAACAATTTCTCTGGGAAAATCCCAGATGCCATTAGCTCCCTTTCAAGTTTGCATTCTCTTAATCTTAGTAAGAACTTGTTTGATTCAGAAATCCCTTCGGGAATTTCGGGCTGTCATTCATTGGAATCCCTTGATCTTTCAGAAAACAGACTCACTGGTTTTCCTAATGATTTTGGTTCTACATTTCACAAGCTCAAGTTCTTGAATCTTGCAGAAAATGAGATTCTTGGTAAAGATTCAGATTTTTCAAGAATGGATTCAATCACTCATATCAATATTTCAGGCAATCTGTTTAAGGGTTCTGTTGTTGGTCTTTTTGAGGGGCCATTGGAAGTGATTGATTTGAGTAGAAACCAGTTTGATGGTCACATTTCTCAGGTAAACTTCAGTTCCAGCTTTGATTGGTCTCATTTGGTTTATCTTGATTTATCTGAGAATCACCTTAGTGGAGAGATCATTAATGAATTAAAGAATGCTCGAAATCTCCTATACCTTAATCTTGCAGATAATAGATTTTCACATCAAGAATTTCCACAAACTGATATGTTATCTAGCTTAGAGTATCTGAATTTGTCTGGAACTAGTTTGATTGGCCAAATTCCTCAAGAGCTCTCGTCGTTGAGTCACTTGAAAATCCTTGATATATCCAAAAACCATCTTAGTAAACGCATTCCTCCTCTGAGCAATAGAAATCTTTTGGTTCTTGATGTCTCATACAACAATTTGACTGGTGATATCCCATTGCCACTTGTAGAGATACTCCCAAGGATGGAAAGGTTCAATTTTTCTTACAACAATCTAACTCTTTGTGCTACTGAATTCTCCTCTAAAACACTCCTTTCGGCGTTTATGGGGTCATCAAATGGATGTCCTATTGCTGCCAACCCAGCTCTCTTCCACAAGAAAGCTCCGAAACACAGAGGACTTAAACTTGCTTTGGCATTAACTTTCTCTATGGTCTTTCTGCTTCTTGGTTTACTGTTCTTGGCGTTTGGTTGTCGAAGGAAAACCACGATATGGGCGGTTAAACAGAATTCTTACAAGGAAGAACAGACTATTTCTGGTCCCTTTTCTTTCCAGACTGATTCAACAACTTGGGTTGCTGATGTTAAGCAAGCAAACTCAGTGCCTGTTGTGATTTTCGAGAAGCCACTATTGAATTTCACATTTGCAGATCTCTTATCTGCAACTTCTAATTTCGATCGAGGCACATTGTTAGCTGAAGGGAGGTTTGGTCCTGTTTATAGAGGCTTTTTACCAGGTGGCATTCATGTAGCAGTGAAAGTTCTTGTTCATGGTTCCACTATGACAGACCATGAAGCTGCTAGAGAGCTCGAGTATCTTGGCCGGATAAAACATCCTAATCTTGTTCCATTGACAGGATACTGCTTGGCTGGTGAGCAAAGAATTGCCATTTATGATTACATGGAGAACGGGAATTTGCAGAACTTGCTTCATGACTTGCCACTCGGGGTTCGAACTACTACTGAAGACTGGAGCACGGACACGTGGGAAGAGGAGGATGATATTAACAGTATTCAGAATGTTGGTTCTGAAGGATTGTTAACCACTTGGAGATTTAGGCACAAAATCGCGCTTGGCACTGCTAGAGCACTTGCATTTCTACACCATGGTTGTTCACCTCCCATTATACATAGAGATGTCAAAGCTAGCAGTGTTTATCTTGATATGAACTTGGAGCCTAGACTATCCGATTTTGGATTGGCCAAAATCTTTGGCACAGGACCCGAGGATGAGATCACTCGCGGTTCACCTGGATACATTCCCCCAGAATTTCTTCATCCAGAGAGCAGCTCACCTAAATATCCTACACCAAAGTCAGATGTCTATGGATTTGGAGTCATCCTTTTCGAGCTGATTACCGGGAAAAAACCAGTTGAAGATGATTATCCACAACACAATGATGGTAATTTGGTTAGTTGGGTTAGAGGATTAGTAAGGAACAACGAGGGATCAATAGTTATCGATCCAAAAATTCGTGGAACTGCATCACAGACACAAATACTAGAAGCCTTGAAAATCGGTTATCTATGCACAGCTGAAGTTCCCGCGAAACGACCAAGTATGCATCAAGTAGTTGGACTGCTCAAGGATATTGAGCCTTCACAACAATGA
- the LOC101266837 gene encoding uncharacterized protein gives MAISLPWHPLNPTKTLSFANRTVKVNLPIRQVSYVHAFRRSDFDGFAKRVRSGEAWKDVWRNANDGFEQFLYESKKTAERIDRRYDVSRKVSDVAQSAADRAREIDRDFEITRKWRTFSLDFRSNLPRYRKQLNDFMDTPLGRSAVTIFFLWFALSGWLFRILIIATWVLPFAGPLLIGVVANNLVIKGQCPSCRRQFIGNKNSTVRCANCGNVVWQPKGGDFFSRGSRGGTTSKSQPDIIDVEFEEK, from the exons ATGGCGATAAGCCTACCATGGCATCCCTTAAACCCTACTAAAACCCTAAGTTTTGCTAACCGAACAGTAAAAGTAAACCTACCTATTCGGCAAGTTAGTTATGTACATGCTTTCAGGCGGAGTGATTTTGATGGATTCGCTAAACGAGTTAGATCCGGTGAAGCATGGAAAGATGTGTGGAGGAATGCTAATGATGGTTTTGAGCAGTTTTTATATGAATCTAAGAAGACTGCGGAACGTATTGATAGGAGATATGATGTGTCAAGGAAAGTATCGGATGTTGCACAGTCTGCTGCTGATCGTGCTAGAGAAATTGATCGTGATTTTGAGATTACTCGAAAGTGGCGTACTTTTTCTCTTGATTTTAGATCAAATTTGCCTAGG TATAGGAAGCAGTTGAATGATTTTATGGATACCCCGCTGGGAAGAAGTGCTGTT ACAATATTCTTTCTGTGGTTTGCTTTATCGGGTTGGCTGTTCCGAATTCTGATAATTGCAACATGGGTTCTACCATTTGCTGGACCTCTTCTTATTGGGGTTGTTGCCAACAATCTAGTCATCAAG GGTCAGTGCCCATCTTGTAGGAGACAATTTATCGGAAACAAGAATTCAACAGTTCGCTGTGCCAACTGTGGAAATGTTGTGTGGCAGCCGAAAGGAGGTGACTTCTTTTCTAGAGGCAGTCGAGGAGGTACCACTTCAAAATCCCAACCAGATATTATTGATGTCGAGTTTGAAGAAAAATAG
- the eIF-5A2 gene encoding eukaryotic translation initiation factor 5A-2, whose product MSDEEHHFESKADAGASKTFPQQAGTIRKNGYIVIKGRPCKVVEVSTSKTGKHGHAKCHFVAIDIFNGKKLEDIVPSSHNCDVPHVNRTDYQLIDISEDGFVSLLTESGNTKDDLRLPTDENLLKQVKDGFQEGKDLVVSVMSAMGEEQINAVKDVGTKN is encoded by the exons ATGTCGGACGAAGAACACCATTTTGAGTCAAAGGCAGATGCTGGTGCCTCAAAAACTTTCCCACAGCAAGCTGGAACCATCCGTAAGAATGGTTACATCGTTATAAAAGGCCGTCCCTGCAAg GTTGTTGAGGTCTCCACTTCAAAAACTGGAAAGCACGGACATGCTAAATGTCACTTTGTGGCAATTGACATTTTCAATGGAAAGAAACTGGAAGATATCGTTCCGTCCTCCCACAATTGTGAT GTGCCACATGTCAACCGTACCGACTATCAGCTGATTGATATCTCTGAAGATGGTTTT GTCTCCCTTCTTACTGAAAGTGGAAACACCAAGGATGACCTCAGGCTTCCCACCGATGAAAATCTGCTGAAGCAG GTTAAAGATGGGTTCCAGGAAGGAAAGGACCTTGTGGTGTCTGTAATGTCTGCGATGGGCGAAGAGCAGATTAACGCCGTTAAGGATGTTGGTACCAAGAATTAG